From Plasmodium falciparum 3D7 genome assembly, chromosome: 9, one genomic window encodes:
- a CDS encoding ATP-dependent 6-phosphofructokinase — protein sequence MDTKSGDKNAANKGGADGLVKTVSVLLRDNKCQFNIDENYDHNDKEKLECEVGKRDSGMINCLMEKLTSKKFLEEKESKNSFYLVDNENMKIKKLKEHGHSASLNDDLSPLQYERTKYIPSLPKALASEYQILDENYGDEFINKNDYEDVKRFLKNLHNLPMLNVKDSNNNESFKGGNILKIGIILSGGPAPGGHNVISGIYDYAKRYNEQSQVIGFLGGIDGLYSKNYVTITDSMMNRFRNLGGFNMLWSGRGKVKNKDDLIAIENIVAKLKLNGLVIIGGDGSNSNAALMAEYFAERQIPISIIGVPKTIDGDLKSEAIEISFGFDTATRTYSEIIGNLCTDVKTGHNVYHVVRVMGRSASHVVLECALQTRPNVVLIGEEVEQLNLSLKDIVKNIVNIILKRKSLNKNYGVILLPEGLIEFVPEMKILISELNVILKDGPFDASKLQKSKEVWDFLPPIIRDQLLMDRESTGYIQVGKIATERLIIVLVESELAKLNDKNLNIQFMSHYLGYEGRCAIPSNFDCNYCYALGYNAALLIDHKKTGYMSIIRNLEDSYTNWIPAAIPFLRIMHVIKDNTGNEFPAVKRYLVDLNSPLFNVLKEVRSLWSLYDLYRSPGPIQFNGHLGNARCYTVKTPTKDNLLCQNADDLELIINLTNKNMYENNGDNNHNISDDKARDGGSSPTSSAKKTKYNLSDDNNNNNNNNINNVSTNYNNTSDGSTFGNTTLLNTAYNVNGDGMNTLNCQKSNTSDVLSSEPVNQGFYEQHASSYKSLGCMSELQTSRLYNKLELPELCSDLKAKVRAGKQYISNDPYTQKQILSNYPHMSYENKFQIQEIFHDKYASPISFEIRIGIVFLSRQAPGAMNVLCGLYRRLKLLKGVCIAFYGLYGLLHNKYIIIDDDNIAKYVNQGGLELTGNSPEHSLFDKENRNKVCETVTKLQLNGLVMPGSNITITEAALLSEYFLEKKIPTSVVGIPLTGSNNLIHELIETCVGFDSSTKVYASLIGNVLTDAVSMPKYWHFIRLMGRSPSHEVLECALQTHPNVVIISEEYGAADKTLWRVVQDIADVVCARADVGKNYGTVLIPDALLMHLPHMKILLSEISDILNEASEKGQLLEARNDLVNLSGVDHGHLTSEWVSKLTPWSLALLKTFPQFIIKELLQVDLRSMRFEQLETEQLLLQMVKEELQDRKQKGKYSGSFMGLTHFFGYQGRSSLPSEFDCKLAYAYGHAASIVIESGLTGYIVSIRGLCGNVKDWKLFAIPFISLMKILPKGQGSKYLKSASKGDLPVIPSAPVDLNGKAYRSLKIALQKWQMEDRFCNPGPIQFEGNASNYYNRILFEEQSEYFEMLRYVECYANILKDTCRFGVSADYLKNVFVQLCGMLVLAYKPNDILSNMPYIGSIEDYYDWENQRKRMN from the coding sequence ATGGATACCAAGAGTGGAGATAAAAATGCTGCAAATAAGGGAGGAGCTGATGGGCTTGTAAAGACTGTGTCAGTATTACTACGAGATAACAAATGTCAGTTTAATATTGATGAAAATTATGATCATAATGATAAAGAGAAATTAGAGTGTGAGGTAGGTAAACGTGATAGTGGTATGATAAATTGTTTGATGGAGAAATTGACATCTAAGAAATTTTTAGAAGAGAAAGAAAGTAAAAATAGTTTTTATTTAGtagataatgaaaatatgaaaataaaaaaattaaaagaacatGGTCATTCAGCTTCATTAAATGATGATTTAAGTCCATTACAATATgaaagaacaaaatatataccaAGCTTACCCAAAGCTTTAGCTAGTGAATATCAAATATTAGATGAAAATTATGGAgatgaatttataaataaaaatgattatgaAGATGTAAAGaggtttttaaaaaatttacataatttACCAATGCTAAATGTTAaagatagtaataataatgaatcaTTTAAAGGtggaaatattttaaaaattggTATTATTTTATCGGGTGGTCCAGCTCCTGGTGGTCATAATGTAATATCTGGTATTTATGATTATGCTAAACGATATAATGAACAATCACAAGTTATTGGATTTCTTGGTGGTATTGATGGTTTATATAGTAAAAATTATGTTACTATAACAGATAGTATGATGAATCGATTTCGTAATTTAGGTGGTTTTAATATGTTATGGTCAGGTAGaggaaaagtaaaaaataaagatgattTGATTGCTATCGAAAATATTGTAGccaaattaaaattaaatggtTTAGTTATTATTGGTGGTGATGGCTCAAATAGTAATGCTGCTTTAATGGCTGAATATTTTGCTGAAAGACAAATTCCTATATCCATTATTGGTGTACCTAAAACTATTGATGGTGATTTAAAAAGTGAGGCTATAGAAATTAGCTTTGGTTTTGATACTGCTACTAGAACATACTCAGAAATTATTGGAAATTTATGTACTGATGTAAAAACTGGTCATAATGTATACCATGTTGTTCGTGTTATGGGTAGATCAGCATCACATGTTGTTTTAGAATGTGCTTTACAAACAAGACCAAATGTTGTTCTAATTGGTGAAGAAGTTGAACAATTGAATTTGTCCCTTAAAGATATTGTTaaaaatattgttaatattatattgaaaagaaaatcattaaataaaaattatggtGTTATCTTATTACCTGAAGGTTTAATTGAATTTGTACCTgagatgaaaatattaatttctgaattaaatgttatattaaaagatgGTCCATTTGATGCTTCGAAACTTCAAAAGTCTAAAGAAGTTTGGGATTTCTTACCACCTATTATTAGAGATCAATTGTTAATGGATAGAGAATCAACTGGGTATATTCAAGTTGGAAAAATCGCAACCGAAAGATTAATTATTGTATTAGTAGAATCTGAACTAGCcaaattaaatgataaaaacCTAAATATACAATTTATGTCACATTATCTAGGTTATGAAGGTAGATGTGCTATACCATCAAATTTTGATTGTAATTATTGTTATGCATTAGGTTACAATGCTGCACTTTTAATTGATCATAAAAAAACAGGATATATGTCGATTATTAGAAACTTGGAAGATTCATATACCAATTGGATACCAGCTGCAATTCCATTTTTACGAATTATGCATGTAATTAAAGATAACACAGGTAATGAATTCCCAGCTGTTAAAAGATATTTAGTTGATTTAAATAGTCCATTATTTAATGTATTAAAGGAAGTAAGGAGTTTGTGGTCTctttatgatttatatagATCTCCAGGACCTATCCAATTTAATGGCCATTTAGGTAATGCACGTTGTTATACTGTAAAGACTCCAACAAAGGATAATTTGTTATGTCAGAATGCCGATGATTTAGAGCTTATTATAAATCTAACTAACAAGAATatgtatgaaaataatggggacaataatcataatatatctGACGATAAAGCAAGGGATGGTGGATCATCACCAACAAGTTCTGCTAAGAAAACAAAGTACAATCtaagtgatgataataataataataataataataatatcaataatGTAAGcactaattataataatacatcagATGGATCCACCTTTGGTAATACTACCTTATTAAATACAGCCTATAATGTAAATGGTGATGGAATGAATACTTTAAATTGTCAAAAAAGCAATACATCTGATGTTTTGTCTTCAGAACCTGTAAACCAAGGATTTTATGAACAACATGCATCTAGTTATAAATCATTAGGTTGTATGTCCGAATTACAAACATCTAGGttgtataataaattagAATTGCCCGAATTATGTTCTGATTTGAAAGCAAAGGTTAGAGCAGGAAAACAGTATATATCCAATGATCCATATACACAAAAACAAATCTTATCAAATTACCCTCATATGTCTTATGAGAACAAATTTCAGATACAAGAAATATTTCATGATAAATATGCTAGTCCCATTTCTTTTGAAATAAGAATTGGTATAGTATTTTTATCAAGACAGGCTCCAGGTGCTATGAATGTGTTATGTGGTTTATATAGGCGtttgaaattattaaaaggtGTTTGTATTGCATTTTACGGATTATATGgattattacataataaatacattataatagatgatgataatatagcAAAATACGTAAATCAAGGAGGTTTAGAATTAACTGGCAATTCTCCAGAGCATTCATTAtttgataaagaaaatagaaataaagTATGTGAGACAGTTACAAAATTACAATTGAATGGTTTAGTTATGCCAGGATCTAATATAACTATTACAGAAGCTGCTTTATTATCAGAATactttttagaaaaaaaaatacctaCATCTGTTGTTGGTATACCATTAACAGGATCTAATAATTTGATACATGAATTAATAGAGACATGTGTTGGTTTTGATAGTAGTACAAAAGTATATGCATCATTAATAGGTAATGTATTGACAGATGCTGTAAGTATGCCTAAGTATTGGCATTTTATTCGTTTAATGGGAAGATCTCCATCACATGAGGTTTTAGAATGTGCTTTACAAACACATCCAAATGTAGTTATTATATCAGAAGAATATGGAGCTGCAGATAAAACATTATGGAGAGTTGTTCAAGATATTGCTGATGTTGTATGTGCACGAGCTGATGTTGGAAAAAATTATGGTACTGTATTAATTCCAGATGCTTTATTGATGCACTTACcacatatgaaaatattattatctgaaataagtgatatattaaatgaggCATCAGAAAAAGGCCAATTATTAGAAGCAAGAAATGATTTAGTAAATTTATCTGGTGTGGATCATGGTCACTTAACATCAGAATGGGTTTCTAAATTAACACCATGGAGTTTAGCATTATTAAAGACATTCCcacaatttattataaaagaattattacaGGTAGATTTGAGATCTATGCGTTTTGAACAATTAGAAACtgaacaattattattacaaatgGTTAAAGAAGAATTACAAGATAGAAagcaaaaaggaaaatattcaGGAAGTTTCATGGGCTTAACACACTTTTTTGGTTATCAAGGACGTTCATCATTACCATCAGAATTTGATTGTAAGTTAGCATATGCATATGGACATGCAGCATCAATAGTTATTGAAAGTGGCTTAACAGGATATATTGTATCTATAAGAGGATTATGTGGTAATGTTAAAGATTGGAAATTATTTGCTATACCATTCATATcattaatgaaaatattaccAAAAGGACAAGGaagtaaatatttaaaaagtgCATCTAAAGGTGATTTACCAGTAATTCCTAGTGCACCTGTAGATTTGAATGGAAAAGCTTATAGAAGCTTAAAAATTGCTTTACAAAAATGGCAAATGGAAGATCGTTTTTGTAATCCTGGACCAATACAATTTGAAGGTAATGCAtctaattattataataggaTATTATTTGAAGAACAATCTGAATATTTTGAAATGTTAAGATATGTTGAATGTTAtgcaaatattttaaaagatactTGTCGTTTTGGTGTCTCAGCTGATTATCTGAAAAATGTATTTGTACAGTTATGTGGTATGTTGGTATTAGCATATAAGCCTAATGATATCTTATCTAATATGCCATATATTGGAAGTATAGAAGATTATTATGATTGGGAAAACCAGAGAAAAAGAATGaactaa
- a CDS encoding heptatricopeptide repeat-containing protein, putative codes for MLNIRRKILNNVLRNHTEIFYFTLINKKDVSYDTLAGIPWMSHSRITKITERVCEEGPYDKITWEKLSERIYKISNSFNMKEIGRILYAYSKVRYRDIRIIYKLIEHIKNKEISNIDLLSCAHVCHALNNLNYVDKNLFEIFLNKIKNIKIIDINSVINSIVTKSNTCSNYSFPIVLILSAYTKHCNDSHMRKYSLELLIYFLEHFNKYKKECTPQGLAMLLNSFSQIMKPSPEFFREEQEELKKISVHEYKKDHLYMNDDDNTVNKPFIKNKLIHINYKNNYVRSEDCIKMDKAKKNLQEGTFGVGEYVKVVSQEITDKKNNNMSNNNNNNNNDSYNNNNSYNNNNSYNNNDSYSYNNNNSYNNILNTCVKDPNYNSTHDENICSETHNYIDMLTMKEKKDVLNKLFLMLLFEITKRIDKMNTQSLSLIINSCCRIFYDKPIEFLHIISEEINKKLHLTTIRHLSLIINGYIKMNIHNPIYIDNIFKEIEKKIYSCDEKQLCFILNSMVKYKNKNENIISNINAKFILNIRKMNISTLCNILYYYTKLNISNDDIINLYQIYLKKLIDTASIHHLALSAYVFSKNKIKNELVYIILKKALHILQKEKNIHIINNEYIIKDILILINSMSALDIYSETLGTYLYYIINGNKKLIDQTNKMDDQLNEHKQFYSKNEVQDTKDIKKSILFLNDDIKNKIRSKNIYLSIKSLMLYKDKMQKCQM; via the coding sequence atgctAAATATCAGAAGAAAGATACTTAATAATGTACTAAGAAATCATACAgagattttttattttactttaataaataagaaagatGTATCTTACGATACATTGGCTGGTATCCCTTGGATGAGCCATAGTCGTATTACAAAAATTACGGAGAGAGTGTGTGAGGAAGGTccatatgataaaataacatGGGAAAAATTAAGTGAacgtatttataaaatatctaATAGTTTTAATATGAAAGAAATTGGTAGGATTTTATATGCATATTCAAAAGTAAGATATAGAgatataagaataatttataaacttattgaacatataaagaataaGGAAATATCTAATATAGATTTATTATCATGTGCTCATGTATGTCAtgcattaaataatttaaattatgttGATAAGAATTtgtttgaaatatttttaaataaaataaaaaatataaaaataatagataTTAATAGTGTTATTAATTCTATTGTTACTAAAAGCAACACATGTAGTAATTATTCCTTTCCtattgttttaattttaagtGCTTATACAAAACATTGTAATGATTCTCATATGCGAAAATACTCTCttgaattattaatttattttttagaacattttaataaatataaaaaagaatgtaCACCTCAAGGTTTGGCTATGTTACTAAATTCCTTTTCCCAAATTATGAAGCCGTCACCTGAATTTTTTAGAGAAGAGCaggaagaattaaaaaaaatttctgtCCATGAATATAAGAAggatcatttatatatgaacgatgatgataatacTGTTAACAAAccctttattaaaaataagctcattcatataaattacaaaaataattatgtcaGATCAGAGGATTGTATAAAAATGGATAAGGCAAAGAAGAATTTACAAGAAGGTACATTTGGTGTAGGTGAATATGTGAAGGTTGTTTCACAAGAAATAacggataaaaaaaataacaacatgagcaataataataataataataataatgatagttataataataataatagttataataataataatagttataataataatgatagttatagttataataataataatagttataataacattttaaatACGTGTGTAAAAGACCCAAATTACAATTCAACAcatgatgaaaatatttgTTCAGAAACACATAACTATATAGACATGTTAActatgaaagaaaaaaaagatgtaCTGAATAAACTATTTCTAATGCTTTTATTTGAAATTACAAAAAGAATCGACAAAATGAATACACAATCGTTATCATTAATTATCAATTCCTGTTGTCGTATTTTTTATGACAAGCCGATTgaatttttacatataattagcgaagaaataaataaaaagttgCATTTGACAACAATTCGACATCTATCATTAATTATTAATGgatacataaaaatgaatatacataaccctatatatatagataatatatttaaagaaattgaaaaaaaaatttattcttGTGATGAAAAACAATTATGTTTTATACTAAATAGTAtggtaaaatataaaaataaaaatgaaaatataatatctaaTATAAATGCTAAattcattttaaatataagaaaaatgaatatatctacattatgtaatattttatattattatacaaaattAAACATTTCtaatgatgatattataaatttatatcaaatatatttaaaaaaacttATTGATACAGCTAGCATACATCATCTTGCTTTATCAGCATATGTTTTTtcaaagaataaaataaaaaatgaattagtttatataatattaaaaaaagctttacatatattacaaaaagaaaaaaacattcatattattaataatgaatatataattaaagacatattaattttaatcaaTAGTATGAGTGCTCTTGATATATATTCAGAAACATTAGGTACAtacctttattatataattaatggCAATAAAAAGCTTATTGatcaaacaaataaaatggaTGATCAACTAAACGAACATAAACAATTTTATAGTAAAAACGAGGTACAGGATACTAAAGATATTAAGAAATCTATTCTGTTtttaaatgatgatattaagaataaaataaggagcaaaaatatttatttatctataaAAAGTTTGAtgttatataaagataaaatgCAAAAATGTCAAATGTGA
- a CDS encoding ribonuclease H2 subunit C, putative, with protein MISFFNEDTKEEEKLLQEILENKNDKIPNILKEIVTSHLSKGNTQKKEVSLSIKNEEGYYDKRPYEYNECDRDNIKENIKYPSNNIYDSKNCNTALNYSNEELLNLKVDTNIFSFHIKKNGKINSDIFFIPYNSIDDEDVITEYTYSYNYYDIYPVNIEQVNKSFHSNKKRKIIKNKNINTNNQLLIKKELDEDNNDINNEKNENYNDIKNKRSNFQKLLVHFRGRLFIGCHINYSYFKIKTFLAMIKNNEDIDDTENLPLFNYVNKNIQTYNLIENATYWKQDEYPDYTDQNIQKLFFFHILIPLNNYNEEESELNYDVVF; from the coding sequence atgatttctttttttaacgAAGAtacaaaagaagaagaaaaattattacaagaaatattagaaaacaaaaatgatAAGATACCAAATATCTTAAAAGAAATCGTGACCTCTCATTTATCAAAAGGTAATACACAGAAAAAAGAGGTATCGTtaagtataaaaaatgaagaggGATACTATGATAAAAGaccatatgaatataatgaatGTGATAGAGATAACATAAAGGAGAATATAAAGTACccaagtaataatatatatgatagtAAGAATTGTAATACAGCTTTAAATTATAGTAATGAAGAGTTATTAAATCTTAAAGttgatacaaatatattttcttttcatataaaaaaaaatgggaaAATAAATTCagatatattctttataccTTATAATAGTatagatgatgaagatgtgATAACAGAATATACATAtagttataattattatgatatatatccAGTAAATATTGAACAAGTTAATAAATCATTtcattcaaataaaaaaaggaaaataataaaaaataaaaatattaatacaaataatcaattattaataaagaagGAATtagatgaagataataatgatataaataacgaaaaaaatgaaaattataatgatataaaaaacaaaagatcTAACTTCCAAAAATTATTAGTTCATTTTAGAGGGCGATTATTTATTGGAtgtcatataaattattcatattttaaaataaaaacattctTAGccatgataaaaaataatgaagatatagATGATACAGAAAATTTACCACTTTTTAattatgttaataaaaatatacaaacatataatttaattgaaAATGCTACATATTGGAAACAGGATGAATATCCTGATTATACTGatcaaaatatacaaaaacttttcttctttcatatattaattcctttaaataattacaatGAAGAAGAGAGTGAATTAAATTATGATGTTGTTTTTTGA